The Malus domestica chromosome 08, GDT2T_hap1 genomic interval AAGCTCGTAGTAGAGTCCCATAACTGCAGAGGCTCTGAATACGTAGCTCGCCCGACACAGGGTGACCCCAGCTGCTGGTTGAGTTCGATCTTTGTGTAGGAGAGACGGGCATCGCCCGCGTAGTGTATTTTATTTGAGCCAGAGTCGAATTGTGGGAAGCTGAAGGAAAGTGGATTGGCAAAGGGAGCGAAAAGATGGATGGAAAGGAAGAAGACACTAAAAATGTAGCGCTTGTTTGAGTAGTGAAAGATCATTGTCTGATAGTTTAGGATGAAATAGGTGCAAAGTTTCAGTAAAAAAGAGAACTGCAGAAAAAGGCCTAAACAACTTTGAAACAGCAAAGAAAAATACGAGGAATATGATAAGTGGTATACACTTATTGACTGATTAAATAGTCTTATGCACTAATTAAAGCCGTCTTATCTCTTATTGGTTGAACCTTGGCAGGGACGGAGCTACAAATTTCTTTTAGTGTGGGTATCCGAAAATCAACTAAGAAAACCTTATTATAGTATGACTTATACTCAATATGATAATAGAGATGCTTTCAAATGATGATGTATCACAATTccatgttacaaaaatttcaatatagtagTGGAAAGTGGAAAAGTGGTGTGAAAAATATTAATACATAATAGGCGGGAGTGAGTTTTTCAGgttgaatgacatgagtaagaGCACTTTTGCTCATATAATATTTGACATGGAGTATAAGTGATATGAAGCTATGTTGGATATtagatacatatattttcttcaaagatAACACGTGTATATTATATAACTCTAGTCAGCAACTTAATAAACGAATTACTTGAGTGGGGACATCTACCCCCAGTGAGCCTTCATTGGCTCTGTCCATGACCTTGGCCGACCTTGTTTACTCTTATCTTCATACTCGAATATCATATTCTCCTCTTACTTTAAGTGAATTTGTCGTTctaatatcgtttgtaaaaagaaaaaagaaaaaaaaagagtaatctGCAAACAAAAATAGCGAcagttaatttattttatttactatacaaaaaaggaaaagaacaaTAGTGACGATGCAGCTTACCCCAAAAGTCGATGCGTGCAAGCCTCTAGAATCTTAATTAAATAGTTTAGGAGGATATTCAACTCCAAAGACCGACCAATTCAACTAAAAGAGACCGACCAATTCAAAGTCACTTaacgagtgaaaaaaaaaaggaacaagaCATACTCCCCCATTATAATATTAGGCCGGCTTCTTTGGTGCGATGGAGTTGAATTATGTATTCACTTGTTTTCTATGATGTAATTTAACAACTATCCGTTAGTGTCTCGATGATGAtgaataatttttgttttttcgaCAAACGATAATTTTCTCAGTTAAATTGGTAAATGTCAGAGGGTTGTTTTCTATTATTATCAAGGTTGAATGTACTCTAACTACTATCCGTTACTGTCCCGATGATGAATAAACAAACGATAACATTCATTggttaaattgttaaatttcAAAGGGTAGGAGGATCGTTGGGGATCAAACCGCACTAGGGTGCATATGTGTTATCGCTTTTCGCCACTACAATAAAACACCATCATTTTCTCGAAGATGAATAAAGTTTCTTTTGGTGTGCCGGAGTTGATTGATGTATTCGCTTGTTTTCTTTTATTGTCGAGATTGGATGTAATCTAATAactatctattactatctcgataaggaataatttttttttttaacaaatcgaTTAAATTGTTAAATGAAGAAGGGAGGGGGATCAGTGGCACCAGTGTGCATAGGCATTATTGTTTTTGGCCACTGCGATAAAGCAGTttgttaataattgtaattagtGACTCTCGTATGCAAAATCAATGAATAGTACGTGTATATTATATAACTCTAGTCAGCAACTTAATAAACGAATTACTTGAGTGGGGACATCTACCCCTAGTGAGCCTTCATTGGCTCTGTCCATGACCTTGGCCGACCTTGTTTACTCTTATCTTCATACTCGAATATCATATTCTCCTCTTACTTTAAGTGAATTTGTCGTTctaatatcgtttgtaaaaaaaaaaagaaaaaaaaaagagtaatctGCAAACAAAAATAGCGAcagttaatttattttatttactatacaaaaaaggaaaagaacaaTAGTGACGATGCAGCTTATCCTAAAAGTCGATGCGTGCGAGCCTCTAGAATCTTAATTAAATAGTTTAGGAGGATATTCAACTCCAAAGACCGACCAATTCAACTAAAAGAGACCGACCAATTCAAAGTCACTTAAcgagtgaaaaaaaaaggaacaagaCATACTCCCCCATTATAATATTAGGCCGGCTTCTTTGGTGCGATGGAGTTGAATTATGTATTCACTTGTTTTCTATGATGTAATTTAACAACTATCCGTTAGTGTCTCGATGATGAtgaataatttttgttttttcgaCAAACGATAATTTTCTCAGTTAAATTGGTAAATGTCAGAGGGTTGTTTTCTATTATTATCAAGGTTGAATGTACTCTAACTACTATCCGTTACTGTCCCGATGATGAATAAACAAACGATAACATTCATCggttaaattgttaaatttcAAAGGGTAGGAGGATCGTTGGGGATCGAACCGTACTAGGGTGCATATGTGTTATCGCTTTTCGCCACTACAATAAAACACCATCATTTTCTCGAAGATGAATAAAGTTTCTTTCGGTGTGCCGGAGTTGAATGATGtattagcttgttttcttttaTTGTCGAGATTGGATGTAATCTAACAACTATCCATTACTATCTCGATAAGgaataattcttttttttaacaaatcgaTTAAATTGTTAAATGAAGAAGGGAGGGGGATTAGTGGCACCAGTGTGCATATGCATTATTGTTTTTTGCCACTGCGATAAAGCAGTtcgttaataattgtaattagtGACTCTCGTATGCAAAATCAATGAATAGTACgacaaaaaatattaaattggcTCTTTatctaatgatatttttcttcccTAAAGATTAGCGGATAATTTGATTCAATGACCTAAACTATTCGTGTCGGGGGAGCTGGGAAGTGATGAATGGATCGATGGAACATGAATATCAGTTGGAAagttatacaaaaaaaatctaatttcgTGAAAGAAATCTTAAAACACAATACTCATACATGCATACAAATAGAgagattaaaaatataatatagtaGCTCGGAAGCGATGACATGGTGAAATCAGATCATATATGAAAGGATCACGTGAGAGGAATCGCCATTTTACTGAAGCTGAGGCAGCGGAAGATCATGCATGTCGTGCTGAAGATCCGGCAATGGCGCTTCAAGCTGAAGAACATTCATCACTTGTCCAGCTTTCGGCCTTTCCTTATTGTCGGGATTAGTGCACCATAATCCCACAATTAACAAGCATTCCATTTCATTTATGTCGAAGTTCGAATCTAACCTTTCATCAGCTGCGTAGAGCAGATTTCCGGCAAGGTAGAGTTGCCAAACCCAACTCACAAGCGGCACGTCAAGTTCTCCGTCATGGAAAGTCCTCCTACCGCATGCAAGTTCCAAGGCCACAACTCCAAAGCTAAACATGTCGGATTCTTTACTtgccctccctcccttctcatATTCGGGGGCCATGTACCCGAAAGTCCCTACCACCCCTGTTGTTTGAGTCCTGAACCGCGGATCCATGAGCTTCGCAATCCCAAAATCACCAAGCTTTGTGCTGAATTCGGCATCCAACAACACTGTAGAATTTTTGATGTGTATTTcatgaagaaacaattacaaatgaaacatatatataggaaaagaaagtagacataagcctaacttgcctaacttgcctaacatgcctaatttcctaacttgcctaacttgcctaatttacacaaagaatgttgactagcctaacttcactagtcatccaacatgtttatttcatgcatgcattttaacacaagatatgacttgcatgcattcttccaacactccccctcaagctgggtCGAAGGGATTCACTGAGCCAAGCTTGCCCAATAACCGATGAAACTGAGATGATGCTAGTGCCTTTGTAAAAAGATCTGCTAGTTGATCATGGCTTCGTGTGAACATGGTCCGGATGATTTGCGTTTGAACTTGAGCTCGGATGAAATGACAATCcacttcaatatgtttggttcTTTCATGGAACACAGGATTGGCAGCAATGTGCATGGCTGCCTGATTATCACACATAAGCGTTATAGGAGTAGAACTAGGAAACCCTAAGTCTGAAAGAAGCCCTTTAAGCCAAATGAGTTCACACGCAGTGGCTGCCATGGCTCGATACTCAGCCTCTGCGCTGGAACAAGCAATTACCTGTTGCTTCTTACTCTTCCATGTGACAAGGTTTCCACCAACAAATGTACAATAGCCTGTGATTGATTTCCTATCAATTGCATTACCTGCCCAGTCTGCATCTGTGTAGCCACTAATGACAGTGGACTGATTGTTATGCATTGTAATTCCTTGCCCAATTGAACCCTTAAGATAACGAAGGATTCTCTTAACAAGGTTAAGGTGATCAACAGTgggagagtgcatgaactgactaGCCAAGCTCACTGCATATGTGATATCTGGACGAGTGATAGTGAGGTATATGAGCTTGCCTACTAATCGTTGATAGTAGCTTACATCATGCATGGCTTCTCCATCTATGCTGAGCTTCAGTTTACAATCAACGGGAGTGATAGCAGGCTTGCAGTCAAGCATTTTTGCTTCTTGAAGGAGGTCCAATACATATTTCCGTTGATGTAGAAACAGTCCTTTTGAAGATGTTGCCATTTCGAtccccaaaaaatattttaacctCCCCAAATCTTTGATAGCGAAAGCTTGATGTAGTGAGAGTTTTAGTGCCTCAATCTCCACGGTATTATCTCCAGTGATGAtaagatcatcaacatagacgAGGACCACCAACTTCCCCCTGGTGCCAGTTCTTACAAATAACGAAGAATCAGCATTACTTCGCATGAATCCAGCCTTTTCCAGAACAGAACTGagcttggcataccaagctcttggtgattgtttcaatccgtataTTGCCTTGTGCAATTTACAAACCATGTTGCCTTTAATACCATCATAGCCTGGAGGAGGTTGCATATACACTTCTTCCTGCAGCTCGCcgtgaaggaaagcattcttcacgtccatttggtaGAGTGACCATCCACAATTGATTGCAACTGACAGTAAAACCCTGACTGAGTTCATCTTGGCCACCGGTGCGAATGTTTCCTTATAATCtacaccaaaggtttgggtgAAACCTCGAGCAACAAGTCTAGCCTTGTGTCTCTCGATAGATCCATCAGCTTTGAATTTAGTCTTGTAAATCCAACGACTTCCAACAGCCTTTTTTCCTGGTGGTAGTTGAACTAGGCTCCAGGTGCAATTCTCTTCCAGTGCACGAATCTCTTCTTTCATGGCTTGGTTCCATTGTGGGAGAAGAGAAGCTTCTTGAAAGCTTCTTGGTTCATAGTGCTTATCAATTTCACTGAGAAATGCAGCATGAGATGTTGAGAACTTACTAAAGCTGATACATTCATTGATTGGATGTCGTGAGGCATATGTAACATAGTCCTGCAACCTAGCTGGAGGTTTTCTGATTCGAGGAGGATTTCTTTTAATCACCTGAGACTCTGTAGAGGGCGGAGAAGGATCAGAGTAGGGCTCGTCTTCACTCTCACTGGCAGTAATTTGGTCAGTTTGAACTTCTTCACAATCTGGACTTACAATGACTGATCTCTTTTCCAACATCGGATAATTAAAGTTTTGAGGGAGTGGGAACATGTCAACTAAATCCTCCCCCTGACTTGTAAAATAGGGATAGTCTTCTTCGAACTTCACATCTCTTGAAACTGTGCACTTCTTAGTGACTGGATTGAAGCACTTGTATCCCTTTTGAGTGGTCGAGTATCCCATAAACACACACTTGGTTGCCCTGGCATCTAGTTTGTCACGGTTCAAGGTTTGGATGtgaacaaaacacacacaaccaaacaccttGAGATGTGTCAAATCTATTTTCCTCCCCTTGAGAACTTCATATGGAGATTTAAACCCTAGCACACGACTTGGAAGTCGATTGATGAGATAAGTGGCAGTAAGGATGGCAAACgaccaaaatttctttggaaCGTGCATGTGAATCATGAGAGCACGAGTTTTTTCCAAGAGATCTCTATTTTTCCTCTCggctactccattttgttggggagtCCCCACACAGCTGGTTTGATGTATGATACCTTGagaacttatgtattgaagcaTGTTGTTGGATAGAAATTCAGTGCCATTATCTGACCTTAAAACCTTAATGTTTGATTGAAATTGTGTTTTAACATGCATGTGAAAGTCTTTGAAAATGGTAGGGACTTCACTTTTTGATTTCATAAGATATAGAAAACTTGTTCGagagaaatcatcaacaaatagaacaaaatatttaaaaccTTCCATTGATTCAGTTGCAGGTCCCCATACATCGGTGTGTACCATTTCAAAAGGTTTACTTGTCCTAGACATTGAATTACCAAAAGGTAGCCTAGTAAACTTAGAAAATTGACAAGTATCACAAGTAGGATAGGGgttacaaaaatttggaaacagTTTCGACAAGACAAGTTCAGAGGGGTGAGCTAATCTCCTATGCCAAAGTTGGTTTTCATCTATGGACTTCGATTGAGCTTGAAGAGCTTGAGTGAAACATGCATTCTTGCACAGGTAGTAAAGTCCATTTATGAAGACCCCTTCACCAATCATCTTCATGGTGAGAACATCCTGAAACATTACTTTATTTGGTGAGAAAATAGCACGGCAGTTTAGGGTGTTGGTGATCTTTCCAATTGACAAAAGTTGAAAGGGAAAGGTTGGTACATAGAGGGCAGTGGAAGGTGTTTTTTGAGAGAGTAAGTTTATTTCTCCTTTTCCCAAAACTAAGacattttttccatttgcaacagaCACATGTGAGGGGCttgaaaattttttaaaatgatgtaaatttgtaactttgtttgtcatatgatctgtggcgcctgaatcaattatccaacaaTCAATTTCAGTACTAGTTAATAGGGCAGTAGTAAAGGCTTTGAGTATACCTGATGCTTCTCCCTTTGGAACTTTCTCATTTCCAGCAAGAAATCCGGCAAATTGTCCCAACATAGCTGTGTGACTACCCTCTTCATTGCCTTGACCATGTGAGCCTCCTCTGTGCCCCTTACTTTGTAGGTAAGCTGCAAATTCATTGATCAATGACAATGGATTGGCAGTGAACTCCATGGATCCTTGTGAGATAGTAGGAGCGTGAGCATTAGCAAGTTGTGCCTTGAAATGAGGTTGAAATTGCTGTGAGGACCTTGGTATCATCCTTCCATCTTTGCTGAACTTAGGCTTGAGTTCAGGATGAAGTTCCCAACACTTGTCTTCCTCATGACCAACACCATTGCAATATTTGCATTTTAGATGTGTGTTTCTTCCCTTGTATACCTTGGCTTCTGAGTTCTTGTACTTTGATGCATATGCCCGAGTCTCCGTTAATCTAGGATTGTGATCAACATTCATAACCTTCTTCCTTGCTTCTTCTCGTTGGATAGTTGCACAAACATTGTTGAAGGTAGGCAGGTCTTGACTCATCAAGATGTGACTCCTTAGGTCCTCGTACCCAGAGCTCAAACTCCCTAACAGCTGATAAATTTTGTCTTCCTCAGCTCGTTTTAGGAGAATGGTAGGATCTGTGGTATGAGGGAGATATACAtccaactcattccacatgGCTTTGAGGCTcccaaggtgttgaacaaatgctttcccttcttgttgagcACTGGCAATGTCCTTCTTTAATTGGAAGACCCGTGCAtagttgttttgatttccatacatatCCTGCAAAGCTTTCCAAAGATCATGTGCGGAATTGGAGTAGCTAAAAATTTCAGCAACATGTTTCTCCATGATGTTGAGCAGCAAGGACATGACAAGTTGATCTTTGCAGAGCCATGCATTGTATGTAGAGGAAGAACTGTCTGGAGCTTCCACGCTTCCATTTACAAACCCTAACTTCCCTTTGCCTCCGAGAGCTAGTGAAACAGCTCGGGACCAAGGAAGATAATTGAACTCGTTCAAGAGAACTGAACACAAACGTTGATTGGTGTTAACCTCAACGTCTGAGAAGTTTGGAGAGAGATTGTGCCGGGTTTCCTCATCATGGTTCACAGAACTTTCTTCAGTCATGACTTAGactttgaaagaaagaaaaaattgcaGCAGCAAGAATGGCAGAGACAGGTTACAAatgaacctgctctgataccatgtagaatttttgatgtgtatttcatgaagaaacaattacaaatgaaacatatatataggaaaagaaagtagacataagcctaacttgcctaacttgcctaacatgcctaatttcctaacttgcctaacttgcctaatttacacaaagaatgttgactagcctaacttcactagtcatccaacatgtttatttcatgcatgcattttaaCACAAGATATGACTTGCATGCATTCTTCCAACAAACACATTAGCTGATTTGATATCCCTGTGAAGGACACACTGCTCCACATCTTCGTGTAGATAATGAAGAGCCGAGGCCAAGCCTAAAGCAATCTTAAACCGAAAATCCCATTGCAGTACTGCTCTATGGCCGAATAGATGCGTGTCAAGGCTGCCATTAGGCATGTATGCGTAAACAAGTAAGCATTCGCCTTGCTCATGACACCATCCAATGAACTGCACCAGGTTCCTGTGAATCAATCGGCTTAGTATTTTGACTTCATTGACGAATATTTTCTCGTCATGCTCTGATTCTGCGAAGATCCTCTTCACCGCAACTGCGCATCCAAGGTCTTTTAACATTCCTTTGTAAACTTGTCCCGAACCTCCTTGGCCTAGCCTCACATCGTTAGCAAAGCCGTTGGTGGCTGCAGCTAATTCTTTGTAAGCAAATCGTTTCGGAAATGACAGTCCCTCAAGATTCGTATTCACCGAGGGTGTGTCGGTCCTATATACGCGCTTCTTCTTGATCACCAACCAGCATATGGCCACACAAAACATCAAAACGAAAAAAGAAACTGCAACCGCCACTATCAAGAATCTCTTGTCCCTTTTTCTTTCGTTCTGTTTGCTAGTAAAATTCAAGCTTGAACTGAATTCCCAAGAATATATGAGATGTCGTTCTGGGAACACTCCGGTAGAAGCTGAAAATCCTATTGTAACCTTTTCGAGGAGAACCTCTCGTAAGTCAATCTGGTGAGAAAGAGAAGAGTTGTTCACAAAAACAGGGTTTTCGTCATACGTCCAAAACACACTAAGGTTTTTGGAAGTGGCATTGTAAGTTATCAATGCATGTCCCAGCTTCCCGCTGTTGCTGCTAACATTTTTCCAACTGGCAGTATCTACGGAGTTGATACTGTTTATGTTTATCCCGACATGCCACTTTTGCGGATCAAAGGCTTCGTTTGCGAAAGTGTCAAACTCAACAGCTACAAtttgtttattgctttcatCGGTGCTGTTGAATAATCCGAGTAGAGAGCCGGCGGAGTTTACTGGGATTGGATGGCCAACAGGACCAAGGAAAAAGGCAAATCCGTCACTAAAGTCGCTCTTGTTACCAGTGTCGACAATGAAAGTGAAATGAGTAGTGAAATCTGCCAGTGATCCTGTACTAGAGTCCCACAGGTGGAGAGTGTACGTAGCCCGCCCAACCATCCATGAACTTTTTTCGTTGAGTTGAATTGCTCTGGATACCCGCGAGGCATCACCTTCATAAGATATGTTCTTTGTAGTTTGGTCGAATTGCGTTATTTTGAAGGACAGCGGATGTGCAAGGGGAGCCAAAAAACTAATGACAATGAGGATGAAACTTGCTAGAATGCTTTGAAACATTGTAACTTCCGTTTAGCTAGTAACTAGAACGAAACTCTTGCAAAGATattagaaggaagaaaaaataatCTGCaatcaaagaattaaaaaaagtcCATCGATTGCATCTTTGGATTTCTGAATGAAAGACTTGCTCGActtaatttgggaaaacggacttcAGAAACAGGTCCAGAACGTCGAAATTAGACTAGGAGAGGTCTCGGACGAAAACTTGAAAAGTCAACGGTCAAAGTCAACGTTGACGGGTCAAAAAACTAATGACAATGAGGATGAAACTTGCTAGAATGCTTTGAAACATTGTAACTTCTGTTTAGCTAGTAACTAGAACGAAACTCTTGCaaagatattctataagaacacgagTTATAggaaaatagtaataattcaatctagcctcagtaggcatgttatctcaaagcatttcataaaacgtaatcattaaatcatgtttttcatgtgtgcatttctactatcaaaacatgcatttttgaaagggtccactcacagtacttagcaGTCGAAGCCGCGCTGCTAGCGAAGACAGAAATGTCTTAATCAAAGCACCTAATCACATAAAAGGGTGCATTAAGTCAAATTCTACTCAAACGActtaatttgggaaaacggacttcAGAAACGGGTCCAAAACGTCGAAATTAGACTAAGAGAGGTCTCGGACAAAAACTTGAAAAGTTAACGGTCAAAGTCAACGTTGCCGGGTCAAAAAACTAATGACAATGAGGATGAAACTTGCTAGAATGCTTTGAAACATTGTAACTTCCGTTTAGCTAGTAACTAGAACGAAACTCTTGCAAAGATattagaaggaagaaaaaataatCTGCaatcaaagaattaaaaaaaagacCATCGATTGCATCTTTGGATTTCTGAATGAAAGACTTGCTCGAGGTCGAGGTCAATCTGAAGAATGTGATATGTAATACAATTCAGATGAGTACGAAACCAGCGTGCAGCATCTCAAAGATATACAATGACATTTTAGTATTTTACTTAAAAATCATTAAGTAATTAGTTATTATATACAAAGACGATGTATTAGGATAATACACTCTTGTTTTACagagggaaagaagaaagattCCCATCTGTTAAGATGTTAAACAAACTGAAAAATATCGAAAAAGTCTGGCCGGCGAGGATTTAACGTACGGCATCTGTTTTGGCAGTACCTCATCGGTAGCTGGAAGACTTTGACAAGGTCAGTTTGCTTTGCAAAATTAGATCGGAGGAATTTTATACAATTTTGTTTAAACTAGTACAGAAACTTTATACTTGAGCTTTCAAGGCAACATTAGTCTAGATTAATTATTCAGTTAATTAGAATTAGATGCCTCATTTTAGatatgtttgatcaaaagtttaaaagttatagatgtttgattaaaaaaattcaaatttgaggCATCTATATTAAAATGCCCCTTAATTATTTGGTCTTTAACTGGGCAGCTTTCATAAGACTTGGCGCAAAAAACAAGCGTAGTGGCGTTTTATGATTCATACAGCCGATTTCACTTGGTGGGTAAGGCTTTTTTGTTGTTCTAACTAGACAGCTATGAAAttctatatatgtttttttagtGAATTTCCGGGATTTGGTTTGgatcaaaatgtttaattagTGCTAATCTAGAGCAGTGCAACCGGATATAACGTAACAGATTTAGGAAGAAAGAATAAAGGCTCTgatatattttacattgatGTAGGTTGGTGGCTGCACTACTTTAACGACCCACAGTGCCGAAGCTACAAGCTAAGCATGCCGGCGAAGAAGCACCAGGTCGTTGAGTTTTAGGGCCCTGAGGCGGGAGATGATCATGCCTGTCAAGTGAAAGTGACACGCCCCGACTTCGATATTCCCCGAACACCAGGGTAAGCACGTGCtgaccgacacccgagggttacgaaagccatttattgaatgcaaatgctgagattaagaaataaataagacttataaatataaaggaataaagaatatgcatttaagaaacgtgttcagagcatacaactaactagaccACTAAAAGAACTAATAtaagattgaatgaataaaagaatgagtcctacaccgagaggactcgaagatgccgatgcggaagtgccttgacgccgggattgtatgcctcgattctaagtcctgaagggggcgcaaaacaaacatgagtggaccaatttgatatatatatagtaaaacagttatcaacgtacttgtttggattaaaacttgatttttggcccaaagatggagtcggcccaaaaggaggcctggAGGAATAGAAGATCAAAGCCCAGCCGAGACCTGGGAAGGCAggaaagggccttttctgacttgatacaattcacaaaggccacttgcctacctacccaaggaccaagtggtgtagactgatcagactgcacagcccataaagtactttatggtggcattacatgtaataaagctgatgagtcatcaccctcagaccgcattcgggcaaagctgttGCTACAAGAGCCAAACCGagtagtctataaaaggaggaagagaagacaggaataaggacactcaaacaaacaaacaaaagcacaaactctgctcaaaaagccagatttgcctttcaaaacgaagctgtagtcagcccaagcttTCATCCCCCTCGGGATAATCTTTTCTCCTaaactttgtaatagctctgctaccttgttcaaacttgttgtagtatcgattcacccttttgtattctcctttcccctctccacctaagctttcagacctttgacagaaCCACAAAGATAAggacctgcaagacgatcagccttaattgataaggtttaatcttgcccgacctgctttgttctgtctttgtcttttctttctttaaagtctAGCGATATGTTGTATGTTtttagttatatgcaagttgtttCTAGCAAAATCACGATGACAAAGCTTTCTCAACACTTGGATCTGATTTAAATATATCTTCAATGCTTAAAttagatccaagtcctaagcccgcaggcatgtaaatctgattagtttaaaagtccttggcctcaaggcataaaaaagaactttatgtggacttaacccatccacgacaatccttgataaacgagaagtccgaagttactgggggcgcaagtaatcgacctaccttctagttttctttctattatatcatgattatcatagaacgcttagGCATGGGATGGACtctaatggaaagcctcaaggcctacacctaaggccccacaaaggcatccatttggattcatcctattcAGCGATCTTAAGAGTCTAAGcataagaatgaactctgatgggaagcctcagggcctacacttaaggccccacaaaggcacccatttgggttcgttctattccttggattcgggtaatcagaaatataatgGTTAGAAGACTCCTACAATCACAAGAATACATATGATGCGTTCGAGTATTGGTTTAGTTAtgtatgggaagcctcaaggcctacatttaaggccct includes:
- the LOC114826333 gene encoding L-type lectin-domain containing receptor kinase IX.1-like → MVGRATYTLHLWDSSTGSLADFTTHFTFIVDTGNKSDFSDGFAFFLGPVGHPIPVNSAGSLLGLFNSTDESNKQIVAVEFDTFANEAFDPQKWHVGININSINSVDTASWKNVSSNSGKLGHALITYNATSKNLSVFWTYDENPVFVNNSSLSHQIDLREVLLEKVTIGFSASTGVFPERHLIYSWEFSSSLNFTSKQNERKRDKRFLIVAVAVSFFVLMFCVAICWLVIKKKRVYRTDTPSVNTNLEGLSFPKRFAYKELAAATNGFANDVRLGQGGSGQVYKGMLKDLGCAVAVKRIFAESEHDEKIFVNEVKILSRLIHRNLVQFIGWCHEQGECLLVYAYMPNGSLDTHLFGHRAVLQWDFRFKIALGLASALHYLHEDVEQCVLHRDIKSANVFVGRMHASHILC